TTCAatccagtcccttccttttccgactgtctagggttagtcttagttggttgcggggtccctttttcttttcgtaATCGAACTGGGCAGTCAACAATCTGATGATCGGTACttccgcagcgcagacattttccctctttcttccaacaatttgcctccgtatgatttggccctccgcaatattcacagagaccacgagtagcagagaccggtcccccctgagagacatcacgcgacacccccggttgtcgtactcccccattttcctttccaatcttaggggatATACTTGTACCTTTttgctcagagctactcccgggaaagccccttttcttgacttgaaagtttttcacctgcaacctagcattctctactcgttgcgccttctctacggcatcgctgaaggcgttaatttgggatATGGCTAGATCTTCCTGGAACTCCACGTTCATATCCTAGAcgaatcgccgtattcttcgttgctcggccACGATAAGTTCGGGTGCGAATTTGGATAGCcgagtgaattggctctcgtactcagcCATTGTCTGGGCCCCTTGACGAAAccggataaattcatcctcctttTGTtcttgaactagaggagggaagaatttagcgtTGAACTCCCGCATAAAGTTCACCGAAGTCCTGGGCATTTGCTCTCGGTCCCACTTTTGTCGTATTACGTTCCATcgggaacgggccgccccttccaggtgaaaaacagcaaaagtcACATGCCGTTCCTCCGTGTAGTGCAGGACAGCAAAGatattcaccattttctctagTCACCTTTCGGCTACATCtggatcgggtcccccaataaactttggtggggcaaacttctggaacctctcgaCGGTCCAGTCCTCGCTCTCCACgtgattaccagggttcccagggttggAGTTAGGATTgtgaccctgttggtgcaccacttgagctagcaaatcagtcatttgctgcatggcagcagctatttggatgttgggatcaaccctaggttcagggtttggtccagacgaGATTCccccagtgcccctttcagacgtgggttgcctaattccaCGCCCGCAgtctcgtccactacgagtgcccaccattgatctaagtcaatctaaggtcgaggtgcaaagataatattaaagataAGTATAGGCATAAGCAAATAACAAGAGGTACTCACAGatcaaaaacatatatatacacacaactgtaccgaaccagtcacacagtagcagtcaattagatacaaatatgagagatccatgaaagtagcggggtcatccaaaagtactatagacagactagttcacgagtacaaaaataactcacgaaaagcttttccccctctagggctccgtcataatctacgagaacaaccccatttatatcttaatcaaggttgatcacgCTTAACTACACCTGAACAAATCACACGAAATTCCATAGAATgacatttctagttcgcccaatcctttctaacctaggctctcatctctttcgtatccgggcgtaagaatcccatctaagataattcacaactcgagccggccggtcccaagcgtaaatcatccatattaaagattcctacccgacatacatacctaacttcctcaagtcccatgataaatatttttacacttatgacatgcacggttcatagcttacgctcaaaagagcacttatacctttcgacgcattcacgaaagcaggaccataacaccacttggcccaaactctctccgcgcagagaccacgcgaagtggttctgataccacctgtgacagccccacctcaccctaagacgaaccaaagggttcggcggaccgcctgcccaactctcgccagaactacgGAGTCGATACACACAAACCCAACATAGTATGCGAAAGGATCCAAGGAAAACGAACAATCGGAaactacatatatttacatcggagtcttgaacaaaGGAACAAAAatacaagccaaagtattcatgctacacaaaatacaattaaggTTTCAATTACAAAGGAGCATAAGCAAGAGAAGTCCTATAACTAACTTaactcttttcttccaaaaattttggtttcaaaacatggaaccctgtaaggaaaacaaaggtaacagaaaaGGGTGAGATTGCGCTCTATACCGGAAttaagagtctcaatacccaaagatctcaaaacagactactgtggttcgttatctaatcgaccaggcccttgccagcccgacttgagtaactagccataggtgttgagctcagaggtcacagaaaggtcgttgaataccagcctccaaacgacgtccgaacagattcagatacagttaacagatcatacacagtaaataggcatatggacagacaagagaacaagtgtgataaagtacactctcatctcaaacagaataaacagatagtgcagtcatttaaatcgcAGATTGCAGGGGTAGAaaccaagttaaacagcaaatgaggtgagtggtacactcaccggttcaagtacagatacttcaaaagttttcacttcaaactggctttaatcgccaagaaatcctaaaatcatcaaagtaaaacaattgaaagtttcacttccaaaatcgagtaaacggaatgtacaagtgaggctcgactacatgtcgtacgtcTTTCcaagttaagtactagtacaaaagaataaactataacttttgagcaaaaagataacagttggttctagggttacaaacaacccccaaaacccctcatttgtactaagatcaactcaattgaaggaatcgtgtagccctaaaattttgggcagcatgccctctgtatttacctattttcccgaACCACttatggtttcattattttactcaatcaatcccaaagtcatacgcaatataaattcattacaacagccgttcaataggctcaaagtcattcaagtacaaaatttagctaggaaaatgaccggaaatgaaagttaaaccctaaaactcaaaaacagttttgacatcgtttagcgtattggacacaaccggcgctacgattatcggatggatgtGTAATATACATCTTTTCGAAACTAAAAGAAAGGggtacaatgttgaagaaggccactcaatcccatttgtagtgaaactaggtcaaaatttcaatgtaccaaaccagaaccgcataaacagGGTAGCGAactgcattctggttaaataaccataattcaggctaccagagtccaattcaagtgattccaaagccatctaaAAGCTAAGATATCaggatatatttcttaagaaaacatcAACAACGAAATCAATAGTATTaccggtcaaactaaccaattacagaagcggattatcagtttcggacagaaacagggcagcaggggtatttcggtcttttcacaggctatgtTGCTCTGATTAGGCTGagattttgcaggcaactataaaatatcattctctacaactttaatgttttaatccaagactaattcggcctctaactaggggaaaTAGTATTTGGCAGAATGGGGTTAATTGAAATCCTaattccgaaatttcctttcaaagcggaaattttccgcaaatagccacaatttacgcactattgtttcattctaaaccattcccgaccatcatccatggctacacaatattaaacatataaaaacagaaaattcatgaataaattgaaaaattcaccaatctcaaccaaaatcatgaaatgacccacaaaatcacctcttagactaccacaagccactaattaaacatcattagatagaaaagagagattccttagctactcaccttgaaaccaaagaaaggagacaacttagcaccttagtTTTCCAAACCATTTCACTAaccacctcacaatcactaaactaagggtttttatggagaaattggaaatttaaacggttggtttgctagattgagcaagattggagtaagaaatttgagaactttttcctttcttttctcttgaagaTATTCGGCCATAAGgatgaagaaaatgatgaattgttggtcaattttggttaattGGTAAAAgtaagtaagatggtcaaagtcaagaataaatcacaaggtgacacttgtcacccttatttaatgcaactctatccttttgtctctccaatgataatccatctaggtaatttctaattatctccttacacctgataaattaaatccGGTATatacaacttaacctaattgaccgaattttatcaaacttactgcactagtgggtccccatccggtatacactcttaaaaccttataaactaacttatactagaaaaaaatgatttcaaaaccatctttactcataaaaattattttcacaatttttcaaataaataaaatgtggaaaaacgtgcaattaatagaaaataaaacctcgcaattaagaaaattacgggttctcacatcacCTCATACGAATAAGAACAGATCAGCCTATTTGGCAGATATTGTCCCGACCTGAAGTCTCGGGACTCCTCACCAAGTGTGTCATTGAGCTCGAGGAATATGATCTCACATATGAGTCGCGAACTGCCATCAAGGCCCAAGCCCTTGCCTATTTCTTAGCAGAACTCACCCTTCCCGCGGACTAAGACATTACGTCGGATATGCTTGAGCCTCAAAGATGGGCCTTGTATATAGATGGTTCTTCTAACAGTGAGGGTAGCGGAGCCGGACTGCTCCTCGAAGACCCTCACGGAGATGCGTACTTATATGCTCTCCGTTTTGATTTCCCCGCCTCCAATAACGAAACTGAATACGAGGCTGTCATCGTGGGCTTGCAACTAGTCCGCCGACTTGGTGCCTGACATATCACGGCTCATAGTGACTCTCAACTCGTTGTATGTCAGGTACTAGGGGAATATGAAGCCAGGGAGGAATCCATGCAACGGTACCTCTCTAAACTCCACCAATTGGCAGCTTATTTCGAGTCCTTTGAAATTCAAGGGATACCCCGGTCTCAGAACCGGCGAGCTGATGCTCTGTCCAGACTTGCCTCTACTTCATTTTCTACCCTCAACAAGACAGTTCTCGTGGAGGTTCTGGCCGAACCCGGTTACGTGGAGGACAAAGTCTATCCGGTGGCATCGGGGGACACTTGGATGACCCCGTTAGTCAAGTTTTTGGGTCAAGACATTCTTCCAGATGACAAGACCGAGGCAAGAGGAGTGCAGCGCAAGGCGGCCCGATATGCACTCCACAACGGCTGCCTCTATAAGCGATCTTATCTCGGCCTATGGTTGCGATGCGTCACCCCGAAAGAGGGAGAGCGCATCCTTCAAGAGATACACGAGGGACTCTGTGGAGCTCACGTTGGTTATCGGATGCTGGTCAAAAAGACCTTGCTTCTCGGCTATTTTTGGCCAACTCTTAGACAAGATGCCCAACTTTTGCTACTCTGTTGCCTTTCTTATCAGCACCATGCTCCGGAGCACCACCAATCGACCAATCTCATGGTCCCTATCACGTTCCCCTGGCCTTTCGAGCAATGGGGGACAGATATTATTGGACCCTTCCCTCGGGCAGCAAACAATATGCCTATATAGTTGTTGTCGTCGACTACTTCACGAAATAGGTCGAAGCTAAGCCCCTGCGAAGCATAACTGGCTTGGCCGTTCAAAAGTTCTTTTGAAAATGCGTGGTTTGTCGCTTTAGTTTGCCCAGAGTCATCATCTCAGATAATGGGAAGCAATTTGCGGATAATCCCTTAAAAGCATGGTGTGAGAACCTGGGAATCAAACAACACTTCACCTCGGTGGGACACCCCCAATCTAATGGACAAGTTAAAAACTCCAACCGAACGCTCCTCCATGGGTTCAAGACTAGGTTACATCAGCTCGAATCCTCTTGGGTAGACGAACTCCCTAGTGTGCTGTGGTCCTATCGAACCACGTCGAGATCTGCCACTCAAGAAACACCATTCGCCTTAACCTATGGATCTAAGGCCGTAGTCCCTGCTGAGTTTATTACTCCAAGTTCTCGCATGGCAACCTTCACTGCTGAGGTGAATGATGAAAAACGAAAAATTGACCTCGATCTAACTGAGGAAAAAAAGGATGCCTCAGCAGCCCGAATAGCCTTGTACAAGAACATCCTAGCCAATTACTACAACGTCCGAGTCAGACACCTTTAGTTCAGACCAAGAGACCTGGTTCTACGGAAGAACTCCATCAGCCGATCTAAACCACAGGGCAAGTTAAATTCGAGGTGGGAAGGCCTATACCGAGTTGTAGAGACTAATCAGAATGATTATTATAAGTTGACCTACCGGGATGGTACCCTGGTACCCTGAACCTGGCATACAGAAAATCTTCGGTTGTATTATCCTTGAGTTGTTAATGTTCAGTTAAGTTAATGACATCATTACTTTGTGTTTAGTGTTTTACACaattattttcttaaacatTACTCCATGGTGTCGTTAAAGAAAATAAGGGGACAAGATAAGTAGAAACGAAATGAAAAAGACAATTGAAAAAAGACAATTTGGGATGGAAGCAAAAGATAACTTTCATTGATTATCGAAGGAGGATTACAAGTACAAAGGCCGGGGTGGGAAGCTCATCTAAGAGCCACCCACCTCGGCGGAATCCGCTCCCTCTCTACTGCTGAGTTTACCTCCTCCAGCAGCTCCGCCGAACTCATCATCCGAAACTTGTTCGAAATCGGCCATTTCTTAATTAAATTTCTCTCTAATTTCGGCCAGATTCCGTCCGGACTAGATGCCAATGGCCATGCGGTCGCACAGCTCCTTAGCATTATCGTTGTAGTTAGGCTTGTCCTTCAACACAACTAGCTGCTCCAGAGTAAGGAAAGAAGCCACATCCTGAATGGCCGTGGTATAGCCAAATATAAAGCTCAGCAAGGTCAACTCGCCAAGGTCTTTCATGAAGGTCTCGGAAGAGCGGAAAGCCTCGATGGCCGTGCTGCCGGCTTTCTCTATAATTTCCCGGGATGACTGCTTTTCTTCTTGTctcctcttcttttcttcttcgaGAGCAGTCTCCAAGGAGGTGATGGAAGCCTTAAAATGCTCCACTTCGGCCACCGTGGTGTCGTGTTGTTTCTGGAGCTGTGCCTTTTCTTCCGCAGCCACCTTCAACTCCTTTTCAAGCCGAGATACTTTGTTCATGAGCTCGGCAGGAGGCTGGTTCTCGACCATGTTGGTATACCTCTGTATGAGCTCGGACAAGAAAGCAGAGGTAGACGCCCACGCCACCGAAGTGCTCTACATCAGCTCTTCTATGGTGAATTTCTTCGCAAAGGTGTGATCTCGGGGCAGGCTAGAGTGGACAAGGAGGTGATGGGCAATTCGGGGATCTTTGCATCTATCATTGACACTAACATCCCACTCTGGGCACCAGTGCCAATCGGGATGCCTCTTGTCCTCTCCTTCAGGCACGGACTGGACGAAGTGTCGATTCTAGAGGAAAGACCCAATGGCAGGCCTCTCTGGGGCTTGGATCTGCTTACCCTGGCCCAGAAAGGATGGAGCGGCGACTGTCACACCATGGGTGGCCACCCCCTCCGGAATGGCCGAGGTGTTGGAGGTATCTTTCGGGACAGTGGTCAATGGGATGGTAGCTGAAGTGCCAAGAGCGCTCTTCTTCTTTTGAACCCCCGAGGTCTGACCGAGGGCCTTGCGCTTATGTGGCCGCTTAACCACCGTAGCCACTCCTGAAGTGATCAGATCCGAAACTCTTGTTATTGCACAAGCAAAGAATGATTAATAAGAatcaaaggaaataaaacaataTGAAATGATGAATGAAAGAATACAATGTTTTTGAAACCGAGTAGAGAAATAAGGGAAGCGATCCGGAGTGATCAGTGCTCGACTAATGCCCCCATTGACGAGGACTGCCTCGGGGTAGGCCCAGCAGTTAATCCTAAGACCCGACCCGAGTAGTTTTTGAAAACTCTGCTCATCGTGCTTCCCCAGAAAAGAGTCCTTCGCCGAGATAGATGGTCTCCACCAAAAATTTCTTGGGAAATCCTCGACAGGGACGAAAAGGAAATTGTGCTTCCACTCCTTTATAGATGAAGGAGCGTCTATCACCAATTTCGGTACGCTCTTGCCTCAGTTCCCGAAATACAACCACTCTTTCTCATTCCTGCTGTTATGGATGGTATAGCAACGACGGAAGAGGTTGACGGTGGGGCTCAGTTCTTGCTCCCGGTAGAGCATCTTGAACCGATGAGAATTCGGACTGAGTTCGGGACTAATTGAGTGATTCTAACACCCCAGTATCTGAGGCAGTCCCGAAAGAATCTGGTGGTAGGCATTCTTAGCCTAGCTTCCAGTTGGTCCGTATAGATGGCTACTCTTCCTTTTGAGGGCCGCTCGGCTGCTTGATCCGGTCGAGGTATGTAAATGCTATAATTCCGGCGAAAAGGGTACTTGCGGATCACCTCGTTAGCCGTAGCCTGATCAACGACACTGTTGAACAACGGGAGTTAGCCGAAGTCAATGCTCGAGAGATCGGAAGGGGTAGCCGGTTCTTGTACTCCCTCATCTCGAGGTACTTCGGGTTCGAGATCGTCGTTGTATAATTTTTCGGACACTTCCTGGATCTGCTTCAGCAACACCTCGCCCTCAACTGGTACTTCGACTTCCTCCTCCTCCGGGGTAGCTGGATTGTCTTCCTCCTCTGTCGGGTCGGGTCTCTCCGCCGCTTCGAATTTCGACTTGACTGTCTCTCTATGCGTACGGGCAGTTTGAGTCATAGTgcgaaaaataaaaggaaagggcGTCACTTACTGattatggagaaagaaaggcTGGGGTGAGCAGTTAAAGCAGCTTGGGTGTTCTCTCTCTCACACTTTGGATGCCCCCTATGACCTCGGACAACTTAGTATAGAGGGTGCTATTAACTTTACGGTGAAAGGTTAATACTAATGAAGAACACCCCCTATTTATACAAGTATGGGGGAAGGTGAAAGGACGGTGTCCCTTGAGCTTCCCCTGACGTTTCCACTCTCCTCATTAATGACTGATCGGCGTTCTGACTCCCTGTCACACGTCTTTTCACACTGTCATGATGGCTGACCCCCGTTTTGCCTCCCCTTACTTTATCTGACATGTCAGCGATCTCCTACTCACACGAAAACCCCGGAGGTAGACCGTTGACCTGCTACCTCTCGAGGCTTGGGGGGCTTATTGAGGGTGATAGTTTTGCCTCGACCTTCCCGTTTCAGCTTATTTTAGGACCGCTCCCCCATCCTGCTTGTCCATGTTCCCAATCACCCTGCCGAGATGAGCCTCGCTCCGGCTCTACCAGTCATCTTGAACGCCTCGGCTATCGAGGCGTTCATCGTGAAGTCCCATGACACCTGATAGGACCACTGAGGCCAGGTCACAGTCTGATGCCTGTAGAGAGGCAAGACATTTGATGGGACCTACCTGACAGACCTGGTAGGACATACTGACATGCTTAGTCTGTCAGGGCATGGGAATTTGATCCCAACCGCTATTTCTCTCCGTTTGTCTCCTATAAATACAAGGAGGTTACTTAGAAGGAAGggatttttctcttttggttCCTACAAGGTATATTGTCTACAGACCCTTTAAAAAGATTATCCTCCAATAGAAACTAACTAGACCGTCGGGGGTAAACTGGGGGACTTTACCCCATCATTGACACTTTGAGCAGGTGACTTCCGTGAGGCCGTACCCACTTTAGGAGAGAGTTACTCCCGCATTCAGGTACTATCCGCTGAACCcgaaaatcacctcttcaagGAGAACCCACGTAAAAGTGCGGAATTAATTGTTGCATACATCGTCTCTCAATTAAGATGATCAATCTGACTGAATAATTAAAAGAACCATCAATAAGATGAAAAAGTCTAAAAACAAAAAGTAATCAAAAGTGGTCTGCCGAATCCAACGCCACCGATGGCACCTGATTCCGACCTTCCTACAGTGAGATATagccattttctcaaaattgcgcGGGCGCAACTGTTTTACCCGTGAAAAACATTTTGAGcttgaatgaaacttttctgTTGCCCAACTTTCATGCACttgttaaatttgttttttcatgaacttttactACATTTTGGGCCAAGTTTGCATGATGAATTAAATGGTTTTAACCGCTCACTTGGTCTCTTAATGAGCCTATAATTGAGTGGAAAATGAACCTAAtttgttaacgatttcactcaTTGTcctaggattgggaaacgaAGGTAGTCGTAACCGAGATACTTGACGTTTGACTACTgcattgcttgacaggtgagtataccactcccATGATTTGTGCTTAACCTGGTTTATCTGTATTTCCAATCCGTGACTTGTTTACCTGTGACTCTTGTTTATTCTATACaagatgagggtgtactttattacactcgttctctagCCTGTGTAATTGGTTTACTGTATGAACTTGAATTAGTTGATCCTGTATGCgaacttgcatgtttatgtgcATGTGAATTGAGGTCCTTTGGtgaggtatagccgttgtgctagcctgttgtgttgtccagcactgCTAGGGACGAAATCCTGAATTGAGGTTTTCTGGTGGGGTACAGCCATTGTGCTAGTCTGTTGTGTTATCCAGCACTGCCAGGGATGAAATCTTGAATTGAGGTCCTCTGGTGAGGTATAGCAGCTGTGctagcctgttgtgttgtccagtaccaccagggatgaaattcCCGACTTGCGGCTCAGTTATATCCTAAagttctggtatactcgagtattaccattcctgttcctgtttggcgttcgagCCTAGTAGGGGGTTGACTGGTGGACGGAGATCGGTGAAAATGGTGTTCTATGGACTTTATATTTTGTGAAtacaaacgttgacggagagtcaacgggctccagtatgatcaagctcaaggggatttggcttttggaagccacccgtatccttgaattgaactgtgattaaattgTTATTGTTCTATACGGTGTTTGCTTGGTTATATTATGCCCTTATTTGGTTATGTGCTTACTCGTTTTACGtgaaacctcactgagttttagttCACTccactccctttgttttccttaactgATCGGGGATGGACTTGTGttcaagagctttcttagctttattttgctttgaCTGGTATTTTGGGATTGTAACTTTTGCTTAAGAAGAccttacttttgacttttgtaagcTTGAATTTATAAGCTCGACTTATGTTATGTAAATTAAGTGTGGAGTGGTAAGTTGACATTTAGCTCTATATTCTAAGTTTTGGATAGTTGGTGTAGCGATTATGTTTCAATTAGGGTTACACTCCTTACTTGGGAgataattcatcaatttcatttgagtTGCTAGTTCTTTGATTGACCGAGctccggcgagagttgggcaggcagcccgctgaTATTCTacggttcgccctagggagaggtggggctgtcacaccgaATCTTCTTATCTAATTCGTATCTACCTAATTGTCTCTTCTCATACGGCTACTAAGAGGAATAATAAAGGAAGACTCCTAGTCTTTGTTGACCTCTATCCTCTTTGGAAACTacccaagagaagaaaaaggagagttCCCCAAAAATTGCTCCCTAGTCCGCCGTAGTTGACTATTGGGCAGGGAAAATAAACTCCATTTGaactctcttttccttttatttctcGAACTCCTCTTGC
The genomic region above belongs to Coffea arabica cultivar ET-39 chromosome 7c, Coffea Arabica ET-39 HiFi, whole genome shotgun sequence and contains:
- the LOC113699843 gene encoding uncharacterized protein, giving the protein MLEPQRWALYIDGSSNSEGSGAGLLLEDPHGDAYLYALRFDFPASNNETEYEAVIVLGEYEAREESMQRYLSKLHQLAAYFESFEIQGIPRSQNRRADALSRLASTSFSTLNKTVLVEVLAEPGYVEDKVYPVASGDTWMTPLVKFLGQDILPDDKTEARGVQRKAARYALHNGCLYKRSYLGLWLRCVTPKEGERILQEIHEGLCGAHVGYRMLVKKTLLLGYFWPTLRQDAQLLLLCCLSYQHHAPEHHQSTNLMVPITLPRVIISDNGKQFADNPLKAWCENLGIKQHFTSVGHPQSNGQVKNSNRTLLHGFKTRLHQLESSWVDELPSVLWSYRTTSRSATQETPFALTYGSKAVVPAEFITPSSRMATFTAEVNDEKRKIDLDLTEEKKDASAARIALYKNILANYYNVRVRHL